The following are encoded in a window of Chloroflexia bacterium SDU3-3 genomic DNA:
- a CDS encoding FtsX-like permease family protein — translation MATVQARARKIALPALPFGRGAGESIRIAVSSLRANKLRTLLTMLGIIIGVASVVALLSIGRGATSSITSQISSIGSNLLTISPGMSFGSGGVRSSSNNLTMADAEVLASLPGVAASAPVYQGNSQIIAGSNNTQSTVLGVTDSFFTVRNAKIDYGTLITQDQSDSMESVAVLGSGVAEDLFSTANPIGSSIRINNQIFRVIGVLKSAGGTGNSIDDQVMVPLKIAQLKLFGARSSSTSSLLLSTVYIQVSSADLVDGVQDLAEKTLRVRHKLSSDGTEDDFRVFNQADVLESLSQVTTILTVFLGSIAGISLLVGGIGVMNIMLVSVSERTKEIGLRKAVGARRSDIMQQFLVEALLVSVLGGIVGVLLGVGVAYIVKLTGVTTPVVTADSIFLSLGFSMAVGLFFGIYPARRAARLRPIEALRYE, via the coding sequence ATGGCAACCGTACAAGCACGTGCGCGGAAGATCGCGCTGCCCGCGCTGCCCTTCGGGCGCGGGGCTGGCGAGAGCATCCGGATTGCGGTCAGCAGCCTGCGGGCCAACAAGCTGCGCACCCTGCTGACCATGCTGGGCATTATCATCGGCGTGGCCTCGGTGGTGGCGCTGCTCTCGATCGGGCGCGGCGCGACATCCTCGATCACCTCGCAGATCTCCAGCATCGGCAGCAACCTGCTGACCATCTCGCCGGGCATGTCGTTTGGCAGCGGCGGCGTCCGCTCATCGTCCAACAACCTGACGATGGCCGACGCCGAGGTGCTGGCCAGCCTGCCGGGCGTCGCGGCCAGCGCCCCGGTCTACCAGGGCAACTCGCAGATCATCGCCGGGTCGAACAACACCCAGTCGACCGTGCTGGGCGTGACCGATAGCTTCTTCACTGTGCGCAACGCCAAGATCGACTACGGCACCCTGATCACCCAGGATCAGTCGGACAGCATGGAGTCGGTGGCGGTGCTGGGCAGCGGTGTGGCCGAGGATCTGTTCTCGACCGCGAATCCGATCGGCTCGTCCATCCGCATCAACAACCAGATCTTCCGCGTGATCGGCGTGCTGAAGAGCGCGGGCGGCACCGGCAACTCGATCGACGACCAGGTGATGGTGCCGTTGAAGATCGCCCAGCTCAAGCTGTTTGGGGCGCGCTCCAGCAGCACATCCAGCCTGCTGCTCTCCACCGTCTACATCCAGGTCAGCTCGGCCGATCTGGTGGATGGCGTGCAGGATCTGGCCGAGAAGACCCTGCGCGTGCGCCACAAGCTGAGCAGCGACGGCACCGAGGATGATTTCCGCGTGTTCAACCAGGCCGATGTGCTTGAGTCGCTCAGCCAGGTGACAACCATCCTGACCGTATTCCTCGGCTCGATCGCCGGTATCTCGCTGCTGGTGGGCGGCATCGGCGTGATGAACATCATGCTCGTCTCGGTCTCCGAGCGCACCAAGGAGATCGGCCTGCGCAAGGCGGTGGGTGCGCGCCGCAGCGACATCATGCAGCAGTTCTTGGTCGAGGCGCTGCTGGTGAGCGTGCTGGGCGGCATCGTGGGCGTGCTGCTGGGCGTGGGCGTGGCCTATATCGTGAAGCTCACGGGCGTGACCACGCCGGTGGTGACCGCCGACTCGATCTTTCTGTCGCTGGGCTTCTCGATGGCGGTCGGCCTGTTCTTTGGTATCTACCCGGCCCGCCGCGCGGCGCGGCTGCGCCCGATCGAGGCCCTGCGCTACGAGTAG
- a CDS encoding ABC transporter ATP-binding protein has protein sequence MALIEIRDIVKSYRMGDMEFQALRGVSLTIEAGEMVAIMGPSGSGKSTLMNTLGCLDQPTSGTFLLDGADVSSMNDDQLADIRNRKIGFVFQQYMLLQRTSAQRNVELPLQYAAAAADRAERARQALESVGMGQRLHHKPNELSGGQQQRVAIARALVNRPRIIMADEPTGALDTRTGDEIMGIFQRLNRQEGITVILVTHEPDVAAFANRIIHVRDGQISNDEQVLSPRVAEMSTEEQPA, from the coding sequence ATGGCTCTAATAGAGATCCGCGACATTGTGAAATCGTACCGCATGGGCGATATGGAGTTTCAGGCGCTGCGGGGCGTCTCGCTCACCATTGAGGCGGGCGAGATGGTGGCGATCATGGGGCCGTCGGGGTCGGGGAAATCGACCCTGATGAACACGCTGGGCTGCCTCGACCAGCCGACATCGGGCACCTTCCTGCTGGATGGTGCAGACGTGAGCAGCATGAACGACGACCAGCTGGCCGATATCCGCAACCGCAAGATCGGCTTCGTGTTCCAGCAGTACATGCTGCTGCAGCGCACCAGCGCCCAGCGCAACGTGGAGCTGCCGCTGCAGTACGCCGCCGCCGCTGCCGACCGCGCCGAGCGCGCCCGCCAGGCGCTTGAGTCGGTGGGCATGGGCCAGCGCCTGCATCACAAGCCCAACGAGCTTTCCGGCGGCCAGCAGCAGCGCGTGGCCATCGCCCGCGCCCTGGTGAACCGCCCGCGCATCATCATGGCCGACGAGCCGACCGGCGCGCTCGACACCCGCACTGGCGACGAGATCATGGGCATCTTCCAGCGGCTCAATCGCCAGGAGGGCATCACCGTCATCTTGGTGACGCACGAGCCGGATGTGGCCGCGTTCGCCAACCGCATCATCCACGTGCGCGACGGCCAGATCTCGAACGACGAGCAGGTGCTCAGCCCACGCGTGGCCGAGATGAGCACCGAGGAGCAGCCGGCCTAG
- a CDS encoding inorganic phosphate transporter has product MPSELIVLVLIVLLAVAFDFINGFHDTANAIATVVATRVLTPLQAILMAAGLNFVGAITGTAVAKTIGTGLVDTAAITQGVVVSALVSAIIWNLITWYYGIPSSSSHALIGGIVGAAIAEAGFAVPKYEAILAKVIVPLVLSPIVGFFVALVLMVLVTRMVMRQTPSWIQHVFGRLQILSSALMAYSHGGNDAQKTMGIITMALVAYGSQTTFDVPLWVVLISATAMACGTASGGWRIMRTMGTRLADLRPIHGFVAETTAGVVIEIASRLGFPLSTTQVISASILGVGASRRLRAVRWNIAGSIATAWVVTIPTCALMAWAVYHLTNLFIR; this is encoded by the coding sequence ATGCCTAGCGAACTCATCGTGCTGGTGCTGATCGTGCTGCTCGCGGTCGCGTTTGACTTCATCAACGGCTTCCACGACACCGCCAACGCCATCGCCACCGTCGTCGCCACCCGCGTGCTCACACCGCTGCAGGCCATCCTCATGGCGGCGGGGCTGAACTTCGTGGGCGCGATCACCGGCACCGCCGTGGCCAAGACCATCGGCACCGGCCTGGTGGACACCGCCGCCATCACGCAGGGCGTGGTGGTCTCGGCGCTGGTCTCAGCGATCATCTGGAACCTGATCACCTGGTACTATGGCATCCCATCCAGCTCCAGCCACGCCCTGATCGGCGGGATCGTGGGCGCGGCGATCGCCGAGGCCGGCTTCGCGGTGCCCAAGTACGAGGCGATCCTCGCCAAGGTGATCGTGCCGCTGGTGCTCTCGCCGATCGTCGGCTTCTTCGTGGCCCTGGTGCTGATGGTGCTCGTCACCCGCATGGTGATGCGCCAGACACCCTCGTGGATCCAGCATGTGTTTGGCAGGCTGCAGATCCTCTCCTCGGCGCTGATGGCCTACTCGCACGGCGGCAACGACGCGCAGAAGACCATGGGCATCATCACCATGGCGCTGGTGGCCTACGGGTCGCAGACCACCTTCGACGTGCCGCTGTGGGTGGTGCTGATCTCGGCCACGGCCATGGCCTGCGGCACCGCCTCGGGCGGCTGGCGGATCATGCGCACCATGGGCACGCGCCTGGCCGACCTGCGGCCCATCCACGGCTTCGTGGCCGAGACCACGGCGGGCGTGGTGATCGAGATCGCCTCGCGCCTGGGCTTCCCGCTCAGCACCACCCAGGTGATCAGCGCCAGCATCCTGGGCGTGGGCGCCTCGCGGCGGCTGCGGGCAGTGCGCTGGAACATCGCGGGCAGCATCGCCACCGCCTGGGTGGTCACCATCCCCACCTGCGCGCTGATGGCGTGGGCGGTCTACCACCTCACCAACCTGTTCATCCGCTAG
- a CDS encoding DUF47 domain-containing protein, with protein sequence MASFQLIPAEPKFYDWFEKSAQNLVDAATLLETMFASEQDWPGRVAQLTELEHQGDFITHDIFDLLHKTFVTPLDPPEIEMLTSKLDDVIDFIHAAADSLLIYRIDKTQHHAHELAKLILASTKEIAQAIGCLRDKKRLNSILPHVHEIHRLENEADRILRTAIGDLVDQRDVFELVRWQEVYQLLESASDRCEDVADVLRTVVIKYA encoded by the coding sequence ATGGCATCCTTCCAACTCATCCCCGCCGAACCAAAGTTCTACGACTGGTTTGAGAAAAGCGCGCAGAACCTTGTGGACGCCGCAACCCTGCTTGAGACCATGTTTGCCAGCGAGCAGGACTGGCCTGGCCGCGTGGCCCAGCTGACCGAGCTGGAGCACCAGGGCGACTTTATCACCCACGACATCTTCGACCTGCTGCACAAAACCTTCGTGACCCCGCTCGACCCGCCCGAGATCGAGATGCTGACCAGCAAGCTGGATGATGTGATCGACTTCATCCACGCCGCCGCCGACTCGCTGCTGATCTACCGCATCGACAAGACCCAGCACCACGCCCACGAGCTGGCCAAGCTCATCCTGGCCTCCACCAAAGAGATCGCCCAGGCCATCGGCTGCCTGCGCGACAAGAAGCGGCTGAACAGCATTCTGCCGCACGTGCACGAGATCCACCGGCTCGAAAACGAGGCCGACCGCATCCTGCGCACCGCGATCGGCGATCTGGTCGATCAGCGCGACGTGTTCGAGCTGGTGCGCTGGCAGGAGGTCTACCAGCTGCTAGAGAGCGCGTCGGACCGCTGCGAGGATGTGGCGGATGTCCTGCGAACCGTGGTGATCAAGTATGCCTAG
- a CDS encoding molybdopterin oxidoreductase family protein, whose amino-acid sequence MASESATTFIRGACPHDCPDTCATITEVQDGRAVRFYADKSHAHTQGWLCAKVRPYLERVYAPDRLLHPLRRAGPKGSGQWQQISWDEAIGTIATRWKQIIADHSAAAILPYSYSGTLGMLQMGVCDARLWNRMGASGLDRAICGAAAEVAVESTYGARWAPDPAQVMESKLVLIWGHNPASTGPHFMPFLRQAQKNGAYVVVVDPRRTITARSADLHIQPRPATDAALALALMQVIFAEGLHDEAYLEAHTVGWRELRERAEAYPPERAEAITGVPAEAIRDLARRYAQAKPALLKTADGVQRHGNGGQTIRALCCLPAITGNVGRRGGGFSYSTGGYGRWNSEAVGHASECPPPPRTINMNRLGAALMGEAQEPPIKSLYVYAANPVASTPNAGLIVQGLEREELFTVVHEQFMTDTARYADIVLPATTQLEHADLHKAYGQRHIQYNAPAIAPLGEAKSNWDVMRLLASAMGYTEPWLQASAEDVIREVLDATRASNPYMAGVTFERLQAEGSVPLSFAPGKDVPFADGIFPTPSGKIELRCDRMREHGVDALPDYSAPHELRAPAPGSLVLISGASHHFVSSSFGGQPSLMAKEGEPFVELNPADAAARGIAQGDHVVVRSERGWCELRAVVTDDVMPGVAIAPKGHWAMHSRGGRNVNWTTPDALGDLGGQSTFHSNLVEVRRA is encoded by the coding sequence ATGGCATCGGAGAGCGCAACGACGTTCATACGCGGCGCATGCCCGCACGACTGCCCCGACACATGCGCCACCATCACCGAGGTGCAGGATGGCCGCGCCGTGCGCTTCTACGCCGACAAGTCGCACGCGCACACCCAGGGCTGGCTGTGCGCCAAGGTGCGCCCCTACCTAGAGCGCGTGTACGCCCCCGACCGCCTGCTGCACCCGCTGCGGCGCGCTGGGCCGAAGGGCAGCGGCCAGTGGCAGCAGATCAGCTGGGATGAGGCGATCGGCACGATCGCGACGCGCTGGAAGCAGATTATCGCCGATCATAGCGCGGCGGCCATCCTGCCCTACTCCTACTCGGGCACGCTGGGCATGCTGCAGATGGGCGTGTGCGACGCGCGGCTCTGGAACCGCATGGGCGCGAGCGGGCTGGATCGGGCGATCTGTGGCGCAGCCGCCGAGGTGGCGGTGGAGTCGACCTACGGGGCGCGCTGGGCGCCCGACCCCGCGCAGGTGATGGAGAGCAAGCTGGTGCTGATCTGGGGCCACAACCCGGCCAGCACCGGGCCGCACTTTATGCCCTTCCTGCGCCAGGCCCAGAAGAACGGCGCGTATGTGGTGGTGGTCGACCCGCGCCGCACGATCACGGCGCGCTCCGCCGATCTGCACATCCAGCCCCGCCCCGCCACCGATGCGGCGCTGGCCCTGGCCCTGATGCAGGTGATCTTCGCCGAGGGCCTGCACGACGAGGCCTACCTGGAGGCGCACACCGTGGGCTGGCGCGAGCTGCGCGAGCGCGCCGAGGCCTACCCGCCCGAGCGCGCCGAGGCGATCACGGGCGTGCCCGCCGAGGCCATCCGCGATCTGGCGCGGCGCTACGCCCAGGCCAAGCCCGCCCTGCTGAAGACCGCCGACGGCGTGCAGCGCCACGGCAACGGCGGCCAGACCATCCGCGCGCTGTGCTGCCTGCCCGCCATCACGGGGAACGTGGGCAGGCGCGGCGGCGGCTTCTCCTACAGCACCGGCGGCTACGGTCGCTGGAACAGCGAGGCCGTGGGCCACGCCAGCGAGTGCCCGCCACCGCCGCGCACGATCAACATGAATCGACTGGGCGCGGCGCTGATGGGCGAGGCCCAGGAGCCGCCGATCAAGAGCCTGTATGTGTACGCCGCCAACCCTGTGGCCTCCACGCCCAACGCGGGCCTGATCGTGCAGGGGCTGGAGCGCGAGGAGCTGTTCACCGTGGTGCACGAGCAGTTCATGACCGACACGGCCCGCTACGCCGACATCGTGCTGCCCGCCACCACCCAGCTTGAGCACGCCGACCTGCATAAGGCCTACGGCCAGCGCCACATCCAGTACAACGCCCCAGCCATCGCGCCGCTGGGCGAGGCCAAGAGCAATTGGGATGTGATGCGGCTGCTGGCCAGCGCCATGGGCTACACCGAGCCGTGGTTGCAGGCCAGCGCCGAGGATGTCATCCGCGAGGTGCTGGACGCCACGCGGGCCAGCAACCCCTACATGGCAGGCGTCACCTTCGAGCGCCTGCAGGCCGAGGGCAGCGTGCCGCTCAGCTTCGCGCCCGGGAAGGATGTGCCCTTCGCCGATGGCATCTTCCCCACGCCCTCGGGCAAGATCGAGCTGCGCTGCGACCGCATGCGCGAGCACGGCGTGGATGCGCTGCCCGACTACAGCGCCCCCCACGAGCTGCGCGCGCCCGCGCCTGGCTCGCTGGTGCTGATCAGCGGGGCCTCGCACCATTTTGTCTCATCCAGCTTCGGCGGCCAGCCCAGCCTGATGGCCAAGGAGGGCGAGCCATTTGTCGAGCTGAACCCCGCCGATGCGGCGGCGCGTGGCATCGCCCAGGGCGACCACGTGGTGGTGCGCAGCGAGCGCGGCTGGTGCGAGCTGCGCGCGGTGGTGACCGATGACGTGATGCCGGGCGTGGCGATCGCGCCCAAGGGCCACTGGGCCATGCACTCGCGCGGCGGGCGCAACGTAAACTGGACCACGCCCGATGCGCTGGGCGACCTGGGCGGCCAGAGCACCTTCCACAGCAACCTGGTGGAGGTGCGGCGGGCCTAG
- a CDS encoding MbtH family NRPS accessory protein, translating to MSDEREDTTIYAVVVNHEEQYSIWPADRELPLGWNKVGKEGLKADCLEYIHEVWTDMRPLSLRKMMEEQARQG from the coding sequence ATGTCCGATGAGCGAGAAGACACCACGATCTACGCGGTGGTGGTCAACCACGAGGAGCAGTACTCGATCTGGCCAGCCGACCGCGAGCTGCCCCTGGGATGGAACAAGGTGGGCAAGGAAGGCCTAAAGGCCGACTGCCTCGAATATATCCACGAGGTCTGGACCGACATGCGCCCGCTGAGCCTGCGCAAGATGATGGAGGAGCAGGCGCGGCAGGGCTAA
- a CDS encoding AzlC family ABC transporter permease, producing the protein MPLWLGVAPFGAIYAVSALSAGLDPLQTLFMSLFVFAGASQVTAAGLFASAATPWTIVLTTAIINARHLLLAASLAPLVRERPAAEKAMLGAQLTDESYAVGMRRWLAGKGSAAYQFGSNISLYTIWQISTAAGLLIGSRIPDPASYGLDLVFPLTFIGLLVPLLKSRASLAVAVLAGLLTLAGALLLPGRWYILIAGVAASGAGAWLTRAEYAHTGGEEEPR; encoded by the coding sequence ATCCCGCTGTGGCTGGGCGTCGCGCCGTTTGGCGCGATCTACGCGGTCAGCGCGCTGAGCGCGGGGCTTGACCCGCTGCAGACACTGTTTATGTCGCTGTTTGTGTTCGCGGGGGCGTCGCAGGTCACGGCGGCTGGCCTGTTCGCCAGCGCGGCCACACCCTGGACGATCGTGCTGACCACCGCGATCATCAACGCGCGCCACCTGCTGCTGGCGGCCTCGCTTGCGCCGCTGGTGCGCGAGCGCCCCGCCGCCGAGAAGGCCATGCTGGGCGCGCAGCTGACCGACGAGAGCTACGCGGTGGGCATGCGCCGCTGGCTGGCTGGGAAGGGTAGCGCGGCCTACCAGTTCGGCTCGAACATCAGCCTCTATACCATCTGGCAGATCAGCACGGCGGCGGGCCTGCTGATCGGCTCGCGCATCCCCGATCCGGCATCCTATGGCCTCGATCTGGTCTTTCCGCTCACCTTTATCGGCCTGCTGGTGCCGCTGCTGAAGAGCCGCGCGAGCCTGGCCGTGGCGGTGCTGGCGGGCCTGCTGACGCTGGCTGGCGCGCTGCTGCTGCCGGGGCGATGGTACATCCTGATCGCCGGTGTGGCGGCCAGCGGCGCTGGGGCGTGGCTCACCCGCGCCGAGTATGCCCACACGGGCGGTGAGGAGGAGCCGCGATGA
- a CDS encoding AzlD domain-containing protein has product MTIYLTMVAMALVTVAARVAPMLLLRGELPAWLRSWLGFVPIAVFVALILPALVIQDVGAARSLTFGPALPAGVVGALVAWRTQNVLLTIAAGMLTFWLLRGLF; this is encoded by the coding sequence ATGACGATCTATCTGACCATGGTTGCGATGGCGCTGGTGACGGTCGCGGCGCGGGTCGCGCCCATGCTGCTGCTGCGCGGCGAGCTGCCCGCGTGGCTGCGCAGCTGGCTGGGCTTCGTGCCGATCGCCGTATTTGTGGCGCTCATCCTGCCCGCCCTGGTGATCCAGGATGTTGGCGCGGCCCGCTCCCTAACCTTCGGCCCTGCCCTGCCCGCAGGCGTGGTGGGCGCGCTGGTGGCCTGGCGCACCCAGAACGTGCTGCTCACCATCGCGGCGGGCATGCTGACCTTCTGGCTGCTGCGCGGGCTGTTCTAG